The DNA window ACCGTTGCAGCAATCGCATAATAACCAACCTGATCAAATCGATATGCTCCAACGATTGTGAGATCAAGCCCGGTGACAAGGATCAAGCCAATGGCCCAGATAGTCAGGCTACCGCAGTAGTCGATCAACTCTTTTGCGTATGACCGAGATGCTCTCTCACGTGCAAGAGACATCGATGGTTCGAGACTGGCAGTCAAACGTTGATACGCAACAAATTGGACCGCATAGGATGCAAGGTTCACAGCCGCTGCTGCGACTCCCATTGCAATGATTCCTCCTCCCTGACGCACGATCAGGATAAGGAGCGCAGCGTTGAGAAGCCTGGAGCCGCCAATGATTCCTGCGGGTACCTCGTTACGTTGTAACCCAACAAAGGTGCCTGAAAAGACAGAGGCCGGTAACCCGATTGAAAGTGATCCACCAACCAACAGCAGAGCTACGCGAACCTGCAGAAGCAGGGAGCCATGAAGCTGATGAAAAAGCTGAGGCAGAAAGAAACACAGTACAACAAGCCCTAAGAATGCAATCGCACCTGAAAGAATGAGAAAGGCAAGCGCTGTACTTACAATGCCATCGCGGTGCTGTGCTTCCTTCCGCTCGGTATCGTGAGCGATGAAGCGGGCTATCGCAGTCTGAATACCGAAGTCCAGATAGCCGACGTAGGCACTCATCTGTAAGATCAATGACCAGGCGGCGAAGGCATCCGGAGACATTGAGCGAGTCAAGAACGGCGGAAGAAATAACGCTACCAAAGCGGAAGCGCTGCCGCGAACCACGTTGGCCGTGGCATTCTTCAAGACTAAAAACTTTTCACTTCGATTGATCAAGTTCGCTTACACCCATCGTCCATTGACGAACCTGGCCGATACAAAATCACCTGCCAGGCTCCCTAAGCATTCAAAATGCCCTATCCAAAAGCCTCTATGAATCAAGCGTATCAGGCTCTCCTTCCATCCTGGTTCCGGGTTGACGGTTTGCAAAATGCTGCTGTTTCATGTCTCTGACATCAGTTCGTTCGAGCGGGGGACGCAGTTCTTACGCACTTCGTCGGCTGTGCACAGTGCGTTAAAATAGCGGCAAGCGAATTGATACGGAGCAACAGGTCTGAATGAGGATTCACGTCGGACAATGAGAGATATTGCTATAGCGTACCGGCTCTATCCTGGGGTCTCAAAGATACCTGTTGTCCATGCGACCGATAAATTCCAGTTATCGCAACTTGCACTGGAGTCGTTCCGCCGCGCCCTCGGCGGCCTAAACTTCAAGATTTGGGCGCTCCTGGATGGATGTCCGCCAGAGTATCCTGACCTGTTTCGGCGAGTCTTCACTCAAGATGAGTTGGAGCTCGTTGACGTAGCGTCTGCCGGAAACCTGAAAACGTTCTCCATGCAAATCGATTTGCTTACTCAGCAGACGGAAGCAGAACTCGTCTATTTTGCAGAAGACGATTATTTTTACTTCCCAGACGCTTTGGTTGAGATGGTGAACTTTGTTCAGGAAAACAGTGACGTTGATTTTGTCACTCCCTACGATCATCCAGATAGCTACTTCACCAGTTCTCGATATGAACATCACGAGGTCAGGCCTTTTGGGAAACGGCACTGGAGAACGGCTTCGTCTACCTGTCTTACGTTTTTGACAAGGCGGAGTACCTTAATTGCAACAGAGCACATGATGCGGAGCTATAGCCGCGGAAATATGGACTGTTCGCTATGGCTTGCACTTACTCAAAAAGAAGGCCTGTTTAATCCTCGTGTCCACGCCGCGGACACAATCAGGCTCAAAATCTGGGTCAAGACCTGGTTGTGGGGTTGGAGAAATTTGCTGTTTTCGCGCGGCTACAAGCTTTGGTCTCCCATGCCAACACTCTCGACACATCTGGAAAGTACTGGTCTTTCGCCCCTGGTCGACTGGCCGGAAGAGTTTGCTGCGATTGAGGAATAGATCGAACAGGCGCCTGCGAAAAGCAGGCCTGTTTCTCTTCGGCTAAGGTTTTTTAAAAGATTGGGTCCTGGCTAACTCAAGCCCATCTTTCCATGCCTGTATCCGGGCTGCATCCCCTTTGTTGAAAGCTTTTGCGATTCGATACCAGGTGAGGTAAAGAGCGTTAAGCGCTTGAGCTTCAAGGGGCGAACAGTGCTTGTGGATGTAAAGCGCGTGGTTACGCACTGCGTAGTAGCGCTGAAACGGGGAGTTCTTTCCAGTTAAGCTGCTCACTTTATGCCATAGCTTCGCCTGCGGAATCAGATAGGTCAGGAGATGATTTTTAAGGGCACGTGCCGCGAAATCCGTGTCTTCCCAGTATGTGAAGAACGTTTCATCAAGCAGCCCAATGTTTGAGAACACCTCACGTCGCGCGAGAATACAGGAACCCGGCGCAAACTGAATCTTCATATCAAGTGAGAACTGGCCCGTATCGATCTGGTTCATCCCAAGGTGCACCGGACGATAGCCGAAAAGGCGCTGCAGCCTGCCTCCAGCCGCCCATATAACATTTGGTGGATCGAAGTAGTACGTCAGAGGAGCGACCATGTCTGCATGATGTTGGTTCAGACCCTCTACTAACAGCGCCAGAAAATCCGGTTCGAATAACACATCGTTATTCAGTATCAGTACATATTCGCAGCCATCCTCGATGGCCTGACGAATACCCTGGTTGGTGCCTTGTGCAAACCCGGTGTTTTGAGAGTTTTCTGTCACCTTATAGCGGGAACCCTGATCGCGGCATAAGGCGGCTGATCCGTCCGCGGATGCGTTATCCACTGAATAGACAATGAAGTTCGTATAGGTCTGCTCCTCAAGTGATTTGAAGAAGTCAGGGAGCACCTTACTGCTGTTGAAGAGTGCTGTAGCGATTCCGATTTTTCCTGGCTCGAATGATTCGGTCAGAAGTACTCTCCTTTCCATTTTCATACTTTCGAAGTACATCCCTGTAGGGGATTAAAGTGGCCAAAATTGATTCAGTGCCTTGCGCAGCGCAATTGCCATTCGCTCCTGGTTATAAGCCAGTGCGTGATCTTTAGCATCTTCCAGTTGAGTGGGAGTCAATGTTGCTAACGCGCTCATTGCTCGTTCCCATGAAGCCGGATCATCTGGATCAACATACAATGCATGAGATCCATAGAGTTCGCGAAACACCGGGATATCAGATACGATTGCCGGTCGCATCCTGGCCATCGCCTCTAACGGAGGGATACCAAAACCTTCCATTCGAGATGGGTAGATCAGGGCGGAACATCCTGCATACAGAGCTTCAAGCTGTTGGGGACTGACAGCAGATAAAAACTCCACCTTGTCCGAAATACCGAGCGAGGATGACAAGGCCTGAAGATGCGTTAGATAGGACCCTCGTCCTGCAACCACCTTGAGTCGATAGCTGTTTGACCAGACGCGGCGCTGGTTGAGAAATGATTCGATATTTTTGTGCCGCCAGGATGCACCCACGGCGAGAATATATGGGCACTCGGCTACCTCTGCATCAAAAAGAAACGATGTGGGTGGCTGAATGCAGTTCGGAATAACAGCTATGCGCTCCGGCGCAATCTTATAGACCTGCGAGATGAGGGCTTTGCTCGTTTCTGAGACCGTAATAATTCCGTCGCATTTGGAGAGCGCGCGAGGCAGCATGTAGTGAAAATAGAACTTCTGTACTCGCGTATCAGGGTAGAAGTATGGTCGCAGATCATGAATAGTCACAATCTGGTGCGAGCGTCCGGGAAGAACCTGGTGTGTCGTACTGAGGATTCGTTGCTCTTTCGGAATAGGGAAACCGAATGCGCTATAAACAAACCACTTGATCGGACGGAGCAGGGAAAGGTCTGAGTTCCCTGCGAGAGACGGAGGGGTAAAAATCGGCT is part of the Terriglobus sp. RCC_193 genome and encodes:
- a CDS encoding glycosyltransferase family 2 protein, which codes for MKMERRVLLTESFEPGKIGIATALFNSSKVLPDFFKSLEEQTYTNFIVYSVDNASADGSAALCRDQGSRYKVTENSQNTGFAQGTNQGIRQAIEDGCEYVLILNNDVLFEPDFLALLVEGLNQHHADMVAPLTYYFDPPNVIWAAGGRLQRLFGYRPVHLGMNQIDTGQFSLDMKIQFAPGSCILARREVFSNIGLLDETFFTYWEDTDFAARALKNHLLTYLIPQAKLWHKVSSLTGKNSPFQRYYAVRNHALYIHKHCSPLEAQALNALYLTWYRIAKAFNKGDAARIQAWKDGLELARTQSFKKP
- a CDS encoding glycosyltransferase family 4 protein yields the protein MHLMRVYSGVVLNCSRVGLSGGLKTYSDELMKALIESGIPCHAVLPAGYPVQQGVEPIFTPPSLAGNSDLSLLRPIKWFVYSAFGFPIPKEQRILSTTHQVLPGRSHQIVTIHDLRPYFYPDTRVQKFYFHYMLPRALSKCDGIITVSETSKALISQVYKIAPERIAVIPNCIQPPTSFLFDAEVAECPYILAVGASWRHKNIESFLNQRRVWSNSYRLKVVAGRGSYLTHLQALSSSLGISDKVEFLSAVSPQQLEALYAGCSALIYPSRMEGFGIPPLEAMARMRPAIVSDIPVFRELYGSHALYVDPDDPASWERAMSALATLTPTQLEDAKDHALAYNQERMAIALRKALNQFWPL